The Aedes albopictus strain Foshan chromosome 2, AalbF5, whole genome shotgun sequence region GCCGCATGTAAGCAAAGGCATCACTGTATATGGACATTAGCATTGTGACAGCGATCGAGTAAtgccaaacacacaaggctacggtggcgcaatctgttcatttcatagcggctgttttagttattttagtgatccattcctgtggaatcccagaaggataccTGCTGGATGGGTGCCCCCGTGCCACcttcaagtcataaatcagcacattTAATAATCAAAAAGTGTGCTTCTTTATGACTCGATGACGGCAGGGTGGCatccctccaggaagtcctacggggattccatccgatattcattcaaaattcatttcgtcatatctaaattcaatcacctacagctcattttagaagctgaacctgagaatatggtatatgaaaaacttgtgcgggtagaccagttctgcaagaaagtcacgtaaaaaaacgatatttttttgaatatttaaggtaaatgtcgcggactacctttgaaaaatgccaaatgatatacacagtgaatatcattggcatttttcgaaggaagtccgtgacatttatcttaaatattcgaaaaataccgtttttttcgtgactttcttgcagaactggtctagccgcacaagtttttcatataccacattctcaggttcagcttctaaaatgagctgtaggtgattgaatttagatatgacgaaatgaatttttcagcactggttcaaACACATATTTTCATTGAACCAGTTCCTTTTCACGAAAAGGTGTTTCGtaatttgttattattcagtAGGAAAAACGATTTTTAACGCAACAGATACGCATTCCAACCAGAGTttatattttcattttcaatgagtgaaattcaacgtgaattttgaaaactctcAACTAAGGGATCaacataaaattcattttggtgagtgaattttttcaattattcattcatttttctgtcactgactatTTTCATTGAGAAATGGAACTAGACCAAAACTCCCGATTAAACTTCCAATCACTTGGGTAAAGCAAATAATTGGAATACTAACCATCTGTTCCATTTGTTCATCAagtcgaattgaatgaaaaaagagaggcattcagttgacaatgaatgtggccaaacacgaatgagaaaaatagaatgtcaatcttcactttggaCGTACGATTTTTTTACACTCTGTTTTCCAACATTCATGCTAACATGAACAGTGGATAAAACGTCAGATTTGAGATACAGTGATCTAAATACTAAATATAGAACGCCTgagatcgattttttttttttttttttttgctaggtttctagctgcactctgaatagagttgaaacctctacactagacccgaagatggaaaagagtacgtaatctttcagaagcagtttgccagccgtacgcggaaaatgatatccattaagacactgttgcctactgactcagaaagttacggtagaaggctggaaagttttcaattggtcagtcagtcaggatttgcctatgtagtgttatggtcacacggtctgtgtttgtcgtcttgttcgattttgtggtatggttcaatatgtttttcttctcgttaagtcagtggtcgtatgtttgtttttttcatcgaatcaatcaaaccctgtatgttaaaatatagtcgatcctgtgtcaaattgttttcttgatttcgctaatcgttttctacttctctgtgttcatctcttgtgtccttaaattgtcatcggtccaaaacccacagaaacatacAACTGAacatctgatatttttctgttggttcaAAATACCATCtaggagataaacaaaaatacgtcaagttgatcagttgattgcaataaaattttaaaataataaagattgcttgtcaactattatgtattcgtccccctacaaatgttatgaaaaatgttcaaattcgttcaattgtactatcggtcctacctagataaaccatgtaattttctcaagcgtagcctagaaatgtcaacctagtcatacacaagtaacgttgttcagttaataaaaagcagtcagtcacgtcacgtcgaacgcattgacgtcaacaatgcgtttaagtgttcgcacgttagcttcgaatctatcagcacaattaagtgctgcaaatctccttcccactattcattcttcggtcgattttaattgctttatttaaaaaaaatataaccaactaatattctaaaaattcgaaaacgcgactatgacattaataaattactaatcaaaatcaaccgagaaacgtgggaaatagagcccaaacaacattttgaagtcagctggctgtaaaaggttccaaaacctgtcacaaatcctacaatacttttgttaggatttgtaacgatcatcaaaaccttctcaaatccaaccgacttggaactattgcttgggaatagactctaatgagccctggcggatcctccatgtttatcgagcatgtctgatgcatatgatcagccatactccatctgcagcagccggttcgtgatgaaccgttggaggcgcattaaagtgttaaaaaggtgatatgtttcactaaagaacagtacattacaataatcaaaatgaaactccttcactttaataccgtcaacccctgcgaacttggccagggcgaACGCCTGAGATCGATTTAATAATCAAACCCTAATTAAAAATGCTCTTTTTAATAAAATAAActatttatcaaaaatattgtgttaaattattattattatttgcctacctttgaaattttattattgaaattgaaTAACTTCCAAAGTTTAGgagttgtaagaatttggacataTTCGTATTCAAAGACCCAGATTTTAGCTAGTAATCCAAGCTAGTAATCGAACACTGTTGGTCAATTCCTCGACTTTTGCTTAGGCTGACCAAACCAAGTGCATtatagtggaatcgagttcagatCTGTGGTACGGAGATGGTCAAatgactccgtagcttggaggaaagcgATCGTCTATCGAATTGggaatcgtgggttcgattctcaccggagcacgtggaattcttttcataattaaaatctcaatttgttcgtaGAActcgtgtttctgttgtgtgtatGGACgtcagagcaatcaaacgttgAACACCGTTTAtttggccgccacaatggccgactttggcacctactcacgattttgagggcacaaatctcttcgtaaacaaaaccagcgcacctgagcttcttattttaagcttattacaagtgagcaagaacagaataataaaattcattgttgtttgaagtttgcttgttgaaatttgtgcgtctgaagttgtgatgcactgttgaaccgggatttcaagacgtttgtccttaaaaactGATTTGCAGTAAACTttgaaatctcgaaaaaaaaaaatccgtacagCCATAAACCGATTATCTATCGATTTTGTTATCGTCGTCTTGGTCGTGCATAAAGGCCAACTGAATACAACAAACACGATAGATTAAAAAATTGAAGAATCTAACTACCACACGGCAACGGCgcgaagcttatttattgttctTATCAGTGAAACTGATTCAGATCGACGGCCATTCATAACCAACGTGGTTttgggatcatttgggcagggggacctattttgggcacttgttactataactcagtcaatttcagtccgactgacttgaatttttgatcattgctatcaccctcattcttgttttcgatcgaatgaaaatcgttcgcattcccgtttacgccagcaaaattaaatggcctactgattcgatcgaaccaaaaacgttcgaaagtggatacgtccgtaaacaagaatgagggtgatacgtattatagatagtagagtaaacatagatccgcggacatcgctgtgtgaaatgtttcaagcgtgtgaatagtatttttcaagagtgcgacggttgaatatgacgtcatgcgctccattggtgttgttgtaatcgtgacgtcatgctcgttgtttactctactatctataatacgTATCTGATCGTATTTCAAAAATCAAGTTATtcggttaaaaaatgactgagttatagcagcaagtgcccaaaatagatccccctgcccaaatggtcccagaccctaaaccTTAAGAGGGAATCTGAAATGCACACGTTATTTATGAACTACCCCTCAATTATCATTAGgtgtcatccattaagtacgtcacggtcctaggggggaggggtttTCTgctaaagtgtgacaagcaaatgtattaggtataggaaaaacccgtacgtacttaatggatggtccCTTAGTGTTAATCACTTTCTCGCTTAGCAACTAACGGTACTCTTGATGTTCTCTTTATCTTCTAGTGGAAGAGCCAGAACGCCGCAAAGCACTCAGCACATGGGCCATCCTGAAGCAGCTGGTGGCGGAAGAGGGCTTCGCTACGCTCTACCGTGGCATCGTCCCAGTCTTGCAAAGCCTATGTATCTCCAACTTTGTCTATTTCTACACATTCCACAGCTTGAAGGCGCTACGCGGATCCATCACCGGTGGTAGTCAATCGGCCTTGGCCGATCTAATCCTAGGATCGCTGGCGGGAGTGGTGAATGTATTCTCAACCACACCCTGTTGGGTGGTAAACACCCGGCTGAAGATGAAGGGTCTTGGCCATCGGGTTAAGGACAACACCATGCACTACGATAATCTCCTGGATGGCTTGATCCACGTGGGACGAACCGAGGGAGCCAAAGGCCTGTGGGCCGGTGCGATGCCTTCCCTCATTCTGGTCATCAACCCGGCCATCCAGTTCATGGTGTACGAATCGCTCAAACGGCGTATGGTAGGAGATCCAAAACACGCCTCGTCGGCTGCCTTCTTCGCCATCGGAGCCATTGCCAAAGCGATTGCCACGGTTCTCACCTATCCGCTGCAGCTGATCCAAACCAAGCTTAGGCATGGTAACATGGACAAGAGTCTGGATCTGCCACCAGATACGGACATGGTACAGATGCTATTGATTATCCTCAAGAAGCAAGGAGCTGCCGGATTATTCCGCGGATTGGAGGCTAAACTGCTGCAGACGGTACTGACGGCGGCATTGATGTTCATGACCTATGAGAAGATTGCCCGGTTTGTCACAGTCCTGCTGGTCAGGGGCAAAAAGTGATAATCGTGTGCAATGGAGAGGGGTTCTTATCTATTATCACATgtatttattggaggaattagTGTTTTACAGTTTTCGTGGCATTTTTAGACACACTTTAGTAAGCAACTTTTCAATCTAGTCCTACACATTCCATTTTTTTATCATCGACATTTATTGGCTCTTCTATCTAGATGCAACTTTTAGCTACACTAGGGTGACCTATCTATATATGAAACAGGAACACGGAAATCACAAAATCCAAAAAGGGAAATGCATTGTATGGGGAAATATGCTCGCTCAATGTATGAAGATATTTACGCTTGACGACGTGATGTGCATAGAAAAGTATTAAaactttgtttttctttttggcgtaacgtcctgacTGGGATTGAGGATCTGTTCTATAAGCATTTCCCAAATGACTAAACTACGTGTAGTAGGCATATGATACTCTATAGCCAAGGCAAAGCCAGAAATATTTCCATAACAAAAAGTTTCAGAACTGACCACTTTGGTTAAATTGTTGCACCATTGTTGATTATTTTAGAGAACACAAATTTCGACAGACAGCGAATATCTGAAAGATGAACATCTTACATGTGTAATTCTTGCATACATTTTGCTTATTTTCTCATTACAAACGGCCAGCTAGTTTGTAGTGATGTATCGAATACCACC contains the following coding sequences:
- the LOC115265400 gene encoding peroxisomal membrane protein PMP34, whose translation is MAQSKPLKEVFSYLSWVHAVSGATGSVIAMSAFYPLDTVRSRLQLEEPERRKALSTWAILKQLVAEEGFATLYRGIVPVLQSLCISNFVYFYTFHSLKALRGSITGGSQSALADLILGSLAGVVNVFSTTPCWVVNTRLKMKGLGHRVKDNTMHYDNLLDGLIHVGRTEGAKGLWAGAMPSLILVINPAIQFMVYESLKRRMVGDPKHASSAAFFAIGAIAKAIATVLTYPLQLIQTKLRHGNMDKSLDLPPDTDMVQMLLIILKKQGAAGLFRGLEAKLLQTVLTAALMFMTYEKIARFVTVLLVRGKK